In Candidatus Hydrogenedentota bacterium, the following proteins share a genomic window:
- a CDS encoding DNA-processing protein DprA: protein MTLDTNLDTGAVRAALCALGETPGVGLRTVNRIYAVLGGNAARWLALAGRSAVNILSAVPALNPVQAQALAACLPERLADAARRMEAARAAGLTPVCRADDAYPDTLSESLGVDAPPLLYLRGEPSLAARLSGAVVGTRAPSPRGLACAAACAEVLANAGAVVVSGGAAGVDTAAHDAALACGGATVAVLPLGLLEACPPAHWREALDSGRLLLVSECPPNARWQTHAAVARNRIIAALARLVCVIEPRKVGGSIQTARHGLAGGRPVFCVGAVDLPAGMDRELRALPKRRPALETALRAALEASETNSGATDRLC, encoded by the coding sequence GTGACTCTGGACACCAACCTTGACACCGGGGCTGTGCGCGCCGCGCTCTGCGCCCTTGGCGAAACACCGGGGGTGGGTTTGCGTACGGTCAACCGCATTTACGCGGTGCTTGGCGGGAACGCTGCCCGGTGGCTGGCCCTTGCGGGGCGGTCCGCCGTCAACATCCTTTCCGCCGTGCCCGCCCTTAACCCGGTTCAGGCGCAGGCCCTCGCCGCGTGTCTTCCAGAACGGCTGGCGGATGCGGCGCGGCGGATGGAGGCGGCGCGCGCGGCGGGGTTGACCCCGGTCTGCCGTGCGGACGACGCCTACCCGGACACACTGTCTGAATCGCTCGGCGTTGACGCGCCCCCGTTGCTGTATCTGCGGGGGGAGCCCTCTTTGGCGGCGCGCCTGTCCGGGGCCGTGGTCGGCACGCGGGCCCCGTCGCCGCGGGGGCTCGCCTGCGCGGCGGCCTGCGCGGAGGTGTTGGCCAATGCGGGCGCGGTGGTGGTGAGCGGCGGCGCGGCCGGGGTGGACACGGCGGCCCATGACGCGGCGCTGGCCTGCGGCGGCGCCACCGTCGCCGTGCTGCCCCTGGGATTGCTTGAAGCATGCCCGCCTGCGCACTGGCGGGAGGCGCTTGATTCGGGGAGGCTGCTTCTGGTGAGCGAGTGCCCCCCAAACGCCCGGTGGCAGACCCATGCCGCCGTGGCCCGGAACCGCATTATCGCCGCCCTGGCGCGGCTGGTCTGCGTCATAGAACCCCGGAAAGTGGGCGGAAGCATTCAGACCGCCCGCCATGGGCTGGCCGGGGGGAGGCCGGTCTTCTGTGTCGGCGCCGTGGACCTGCCCGCCGGAATGGACCGGGAACTGCGCGCCCTGCCCAAAAGAAGGCCCGCCCTGGAAACCGCCCTGCGTGCCGCCCTGGAGGCCTCCGAAACCAATTCAGGCGCAACGGACCGGCTCTGCTGA